One stretch of Natronobacterium gregoryi SP2 DNA includes these proteins:
- a CDS encoding LolA family protein, with amino-acid sequence MRRRQFLATSALGLAGCLAVPAVDPGGPPSSDDLLREALETRTRLTALEARRTMTMTTAMSTVERTDRIVQRPPGEQRLEVLESDDPDTPPGTVSVRSRAVTWESYPEDDVVTERHHPNRVVADRTRLVLEELLERYDLDYEGHDTVNGRTAHRIEADPNSVEIDRSIDLLVGETTYRIPLEETPVDNPEEATVSRSIWIDDEYRYPVKERNVVRDADGEILHRVTVTYEDLALDSGLERGPFSYEPPADAEVVEIGTEPEGIFETRAAAEKRAPYELPEPELPEPYVLDRITIVEKGEGFGTTTTQWYVDPALPERELFLAVREVQRFEPAVLEETNLEFEGNTVYHRDGRIESLFWDCGGLNYELSSPLASESLEEIAPSVGCLSSRT; translated from the coding sequence ATGCGCCGCCGTCAGTTTCTCGCGACGAGCGCGCTCGGACTCGCGGGCTGTCTCGCAGTTCCTGCAGTCGATCCTGGCGGGCCGCCCTCGAGCGACGACTTACTTCGGGAGGCACTCGAGACCCGTACCAGGCTAACCGCGCTCGAGGCCCGGCGAACGATGACGATGACGACGGCGATGTCGACCGTCGAACGAACGGACCGGATCGTCCAGCGACCGCCCGGCGAACAGCGACTCGAAGTGCTCGAGTCAGACGACCCGGACACGCCACCAGGGACCGTCTCGGTCAGGAGTCGGGCGGTCACCTGGGAATCCTATCCGGAGGACGACGTGGTAACCGAGCGCCACCACCCGAATCGCGTCGTCGCCGACCGGACGCGACTCGTTCTCGAGGAGTTGCTCGAGAGATACGACCTGGACTACGAGGGCCACGACACCGTCAACGGGCGGACGGCCCACCGGATCGAGGCCGATCCCAACTCGGTCGAAATAGACCGCTCGATCGATCTGCTCGTCGGCGAGACGACCTATCGGATTCCGCTCGAGGAGACGCCGGTCGACAACCCAGAAGAGGCGACGGTTTCGCGATCGATCTGGATCGACGACGAGTATCGGTACCCCGTCAAGGAACGCAACGTCGTTCGAGACGCGGACGGCGAGATACTCCATCGCGTGACCGTCACCTACGAAGACCTCGCGCTCGATTCGGGGCTCGAGCGGGGACCCTTCAGCTACGAGCCACCGGCTGACGCCGAGGTCGTGGAGATCGGTACCGAACCGGAGGGAATCTTCGAGACTCGAGCGGCTGCGGAGAAACGAGCTCCCTACGAGCTTCCGGAGCCCGAGCTCCCCGAACCGTACGTCCTCGATCGGATCACGATCGTCGAGAAGGGCGAGGGGTTCGGCACCACCACGACGCAGTGGTACGTCGATCCCGCCCTGCCCGAACGGGAACTGTTCCTCGCGGTTCGAGAGGTCCAGCGATTCGAACCCGCAGTGCTCGAGGAAACCAACCTCGAGTTCGAGGGGAACACGGTGTACCACCGGGACGGGCGCATCGAGAGCCTGTTCTGGGACTGTGGTGGGCTGAACTACGAACTCTCGAGTCCGCTGGCGTCGGAATCGCTGGAGGAGATCGCGCCCTCCGTCGGCTGTCTCTCGAGCAGAACGTAA
- a CDS encoding M24 family metallopeptidase yields the protein MFYPPGVIRMLDVDTDLAPLRCHLDAAGVDGYLIDDDASDADQRYVSGFTAPDPYQTLVTDDGVHLLVSGLEYGRAKSDADADTITRLSAYDYRELVAKYGAAEGKIHALAAFLEDHGVDSVSVPRNFPTGTADGLRDHGIEIDLESEGVVEEIRAIKTEPELEAIRESQRANEAAMARAEALIASADVAGDGTLLTTDGDPLTSERVTEEIEVTLLRHGCGLDDTIVACGVDGADPHDRGSGPLEADELIVIDIFPRSKETGYHADMTRTFARGDPGVEARRRYEVTRDAYETALEAVEAGVTGADVHDAACDVIEAAGYDTLRSDPDTETGFIHSTGHGVGLDVHEQPSVSPSGGELEDGHVISIEPGLYDPGVGGVRIEDLVVVTEDGYENLTDYRVGLEPTS from the coding sequence ATGTTCTATCCGCCCGGAGTGATTCGTATGTTAGACGTCGATACCGACCTTGCGCCGCTTCGATGCCATCTCGACGCCGCTGGCGTCGACGGTTACTTGATCGACGACGACGCCTCGGACGCAGACCAGCGGTACGTCTCTGGTTTTACCGCGCCCGATCCGTACCAGACGCTCGTGACTGACGACGGCGTCCACCTGCTCGTCTCCGGACTCGAGTACGGCCGCGCGAAATCGGACGCCGACGCAGACACCATCACACGTCTCTCTGCCTACGACTATCGGGAACTCGTCGCGAAATACGGCGCTGCCGAGGGGAAGATCCACGCACTCGCTGCGTTTCTCGAGGATCATGGCGTCGACTCGGTTTCGGTCCCACGGAACTTCCCGACGGGAACAGCCGACGGGCTCCGTGATCATGGAATCGAAATCGACCTCGAGTCCGAGGGGGTCGTCGAGGAGATTCGCGCGATCAAGACCGAACCGGAACTCGAGGCGATCCGGGAGAGCCAGCGCGCTAACGAGGCCGCGATGGCTCGTGCAGAAGCATTGATCGCCAGTGCAGACGTGGCCGGCGACGGAACGCTGCTCACCACGGACGGCGACCCCCTGACGAGCGAACGCGTCACGGAGGAGATCGAAGTCACGTTGCTCCGACACGGCTGTGGCCTCGACGACACCATCGTCGCTTGCGGGGTCGACGGTGCAGACCCACACGACCGCGGGAGCGGCCCACTCGAGGCCGACGAACTGATCGTGATCGACATCTTCCCGCGGAGCAAGGAGACGGGCTACCACGCGGACATGACCCGGACGTTTGCTCGCGGCGACCCCGGCGTGGAAGCCCGGCGACGGTACGAAGTCACCCGCGACGCCTACGAGACTGCACTCGAGGCCGTCGAGGCCGGCGTTACGGGTGCGGATGTCCACGACGCTGCCTGTGACGTGATCGAAGCGGCCGGCTACGACACCCTGCGCAGCGATCCCGACACCGAGACGGGCTTTATCCACAGCACGGGCCACGGCGTCGGACTGGACGTCCACGAACAGCCAAGCGTCTCTCCTTCGGGCGGCGAACTCGAGGACGGACACGTGATCTCGATCGAACCCGGTCTTTACGACCCTGGCGTCGGCGGCGTCCGCATCGAGGACCTCGTGGTCGTCACGGAAGACGGCTACGAGAACCTGACCGACTACCGGGTGGGACTCGAGCCGACGAGTTGA
- a CDS encoding response regulator, which yields MGTIDVNGSNVAVILVVDQSAGDVRLLEEAFADGSVANAVYAVSDSPEALAFLRQEGDYEDAPSPDLVLLDLGLPSRDGGGLLAELKTDPELRPTPVIVLTGSDAEEDILRSYDLNANAYIRKPVEPEDFLTIARAIEDFWLALVELPPDGE from the coding sequence ATGGGAACGATCGACGTGAACGGGAGCAACGTGGCCGTCATTCTGGTCGTCGACCAGAGTGCGGGCGACGTTCGGTTGCTCGAGGAAGCGTTCGCCGACGGCAGCGTCGCAAACGCCGTGTACGCCGTCTCCGACAGTCCGGAGGCGCTCGCGTTTTTGCGGCAGGAAGGCGACTACGAGGACGCGCCGTCGCCGGACCTCGTGCTTCTCGATCTTGGGCTTCCCAGCCGGGACGGTGGAGGGCTGCTAGCAGAACTCAAGACAGATCCGGAGCTTCGACCGACTCCCGTGATCGTCCTCACCGGTTCGGACGCCGAGGAGGACATCCTCCGGTCGTACGACCTGAACGCGAACGCCTACATTCGGAAGCCGGTCGAACCCGAAGACTTCCTCACGATCGCTCGAGCCATCGAGGACTTCTGGCTGGCGCTGGTCGAACTGCCGCCAGACGGGGAGTGA
- a CDS encoding NAD(P)/FAD-dependent oxidoreductase has product MKRIGVVGAGAAAAAATYVLSETLEEATITVLEKSGGLCGRAATRRRDGVVYDYGANYVKSADERVTELLTGTLETDGLVEIDEPIWTFDRDGEISPGRESDEHRWTYRQGLTQIAKRLFDRTDADVYRRIRVERLRRDDGVWRLEDDSGEAWGPFDIVLLNPPAPQTAALLRTAEWAAELRETLVDAVDAVPYRTIWTGVFHYPFERDVPYYALINTDEGHEIGWIAREECKPGHVPDGESVLVVQASPEWSTEHYDAAPEEALSELAAITAELLEDDRLTDPDWTDHQGWRYALADDGAASGPLRSAESEGLYCLGDWIAGEARVHAALRSGLEVGERIALESAR; this is encoded by the coding sequence ATGAAACGGATCGGGGTCGTCGGCGCAGGTGCGGCTGCAGCAGCCGCGACGTACGTGCTCTCGGAAACCCTCGAGGAGGCCACTATAACGGTCCTCGAGAAGTCCGGTGGGCTCTGTGGACGTGCGGCGACGCGGCGTCGCGACGGCGTCGTCTACGACTACGGGGCCAACTACGTCAAATCCGCGGACGAACGAGTTACTGAACTGCTCACTGGGACGCTCGAGACGGACGGGCTGGTCGAGATCGACGAACCCATCTGGACGTTCGATCGCGACGGCGAGATATCGCCGGGCCGGGAGAGCGACGAGCACAGGTGGACCTACCGGCAGGGACTGACCCAGATCGCGAAACGGCTGTTCGACCGGACCGACGCGGACGTCTATCGGCGCATCCGCGTCGAGCGATTGCGCCGGGACGACGGCGTCTGGCGACTCGAGGACGACAGCGGGGAGGCGTGGGGGCCGTTCGATATCGTCTTGCTGAATCCGCCTGCACCCCAGACCGCTGCCCTCCTCCGCACAGCGGAGTGGGCTGCCGAACTCCGCGAGACACTGGTCGACGCCGTCGACGCCGTCCCTTACCGGACGATCTGGACCGGCGTTTTCCACTATCCGTTCGAACGCGACGTGCCGTACTACGCGCTAATCAACACCGACGAGGGCCACGAGATCGGCTGGATCGCACGCGAAGAGTGTAAACCCGGCCACGTCCCGGACGGCGAGTCGGTGCTGGTCGTCCAGGCAAGTCCCGAGTGGTCGACCGAGCACTACGACGCCGCTCCCGAAGAGGCACTCTCGGAACTGGCGGCGATCACGGCCGAGTTACTCGAGGACGACCGTCTCACCGACCCCGACTGGACAGACCACCAGGGCTGGCGGTACGCGCTGGCCGACGATGGCGCGGCCAGCGGCCCGCTTCGAAGCGCCGAGAGCGAGGGGCTGTACTGTCTCGGCGATTGGATCGCTGGCGAAGCACGAGTCCACGCCGCGTTGCGGAGCGGACTCGAGGTCGGCGAGCGGATCGCACTCGAGTCGGCCCGATAG
- a CDS encoding IS6 family transposase: MQLANLLKETVDVDCDEVWENERTQTPVRVFGVRLHSMGLSVREVVAVLEFLGIGRSHGAVWNWTHKLWEAQSDPPTAASSRVAVDEKQIEVDGKTKWLYATIDTESKLLLEIDVFSRRGTDPAAAFLHRLIEKHEIGDSEFLVDAGGYLTPLARHDLSGQLNYSNRNHVEKWVQTVPMQIDRFHSFWRGSPTSARRWLRRFRHHYNHDRPNQALDGRTPAEEVLN, translated from the coding sequence GTGCAACTCGCCAACCTGCTCAAAGAGACCGTAGACGTAGATTGTGATGAGGTTTGGGAGAACGAGCGCACCCAGACACCCGTCAGGGTGTTCGGGGTGCGTCTCCATTCGATGGGATTATCGGTTCGAGAAGTCGTCGCAGTGCTCGAATTCCTCGGCATTGGCCGTTCTCACGGCGCGGTCTGGAACTGGACGCACAAACTCTGGGAGGCGCAGAGCGACCCGCCGACGGCAGCGTCGTCGCGGGTCGCGGTCGACGAGAAACAGATCGAGGTCGACGGCAAGACAAAGTGGCTGTACGCGACGATCGATACAGAATCGAAACTCCTGCTCGAAATTGACGTGTTCAGTCGCCGCGGGACTGACCCCGCGGCGGCGTTCCTACACCGTCTCATCGAGAAACACGAGATCGGCGATTCGGAGTTTCTTGTCGATGCTGGCGGCTATCTGACTCCCCTTGCACGCCACGACTTGAGCGGCCAGCTCAACTACAGTAATCGAAACCACGTCGAAAAGTGGGTTCAGACCGTCCCAATGCAGATCGACCGCTTTCACTCCTTCTGGCGGGGCAGTCCAACGAGCGCAAGACGGTGGCTGAGACGCTTCAGACATCATTATAACCACGATCGGCCGAATCAAGCACTCGATGGTCGAACACCAGCCGAGGAGGTGCTGAACTAG
- a CDS encoding pyridoxamine 5'-phosphate oxidase family protein — MSDLPPKIGTEMGPERKRSFLDSKDNGVLSMGAEDRGYGLPVSYSYDEDNDRLIVRFVSTSESKKEAFAAASSEVTLTVYSYEDVDSWQSVIVTGTIHAVSEGDFSDRFAPLFFRREDDSTDAVQIVDSDEFESTWYELRIDDLSGRHSN, encoded by the coding sequence ATGTCGGATCTCCCCCCGAAGATCGGAACGGAGATGGGGCCGGAACGAAAACGCTCGTTCCTCGACTCGAAAGACAACGGCGTGTTGAGCATGGGGGCCGAAGACCGGGGGTATGGCCTCCCGGTATCGTACAGTTACGACGAGGACAACGACCGGCTCATCGTCCGATTCGTCAGCACGTCCGAGAGCAAAAAAGAGGCGTTCGCTGCTGCGTCGTCGGAGGTGACGTTGACAGTCTACAGCTACGAAGACGTCGACTCGTGGCAGAGCGTCATCGTTACGGGAACGATCCACGCAGTCAGTGAGGGCGACTTCTCCGATCGGTTCGCCCCCCTGTTCTTTCGACGGGAAGACGATTCGACGGACGCCGTCCAAATTGTCGACTCCGACGAGTTCGAGTCTACCTGGTACGAACTCCGGATCGACGATCTCTCCGGTCGGCACAGTAACTAG
- a CDS encoding C69 family dipeptidase, whose translation MMVLSVFAPVAAATPTETADTPGEEYAEPEPVTENEPPEYADYKDDRGCTMILVGKEASASDSVLMSRTEDYHGNWAKHLKHVPSETHPEGATFEAFNGLEWPLPEETYSYNSAQDWTTEWGLFEQFAINSQGVGVTATTTVSLNEDAEEADPLVEDGIHEASVVTLVAQRADTPEEGVELVGEIVEEEGVTQPFGMAIGDGTDVWYLETASGHHWAAHKIPDDEYFVGANAMVLGEVDLDSPNYKGSDDLVEFAAENDLYDPESEDFHLAKAYGTADDYASYNYMRVWGGLNHFGVADGPWDGDEVPGPDTRDYPLTAEPKEEITVKDVMDYTRYHYQDTEHNPLEADDPPRAVGTTSTIESHVLQLTDDEPTPISDVAWVSMGTPLASPYVPHYPALDEFPEPYTQGTDTYSEDSAFWQFKALSNLKFLGYDEIEPMVTDEIESFEDAALERQAEKEQTAAELWEEDETEAKEYLADYSESQAWEALELASDLETEIHTTIAQMEGWEIANPNVDAQPEEWAMPDDDEEDTGVDDADTETDETATENGADDETDDAADTTPVLGVGGLVALAAAFSVALLIIHRRNGKPGT comes from the coding sequence ATGATGGTATTGTCAGTGTTCGCACCGGTAGCCGCAGCGACACCGACAGAGACAGCCGACACTCCCGGAGAGGAGTACGCTGAACCGGAGCCAGTCACGGAGAACGAGCCTCCGGAGTACGCCGACTACAAGGACGATCGAGGTTGTACGATGATACTCGTCGGGAAAGAGGCTAGTGCCAGTGATTCAGTATTGATGTCCAGAACTGAGGACTACCACGGAAACTGGGCAAAACACCTGAAACACGTCCCGTCCGAAACCCACCCCGAGGGTGCGACGTTCGAAGCCTTCAACGGCCTCGAGTGGCCGCTGCCGGAGGAAACGTACTCGTACAACTCGGCACAGGACTGGACGACTGAATGGGGACTGTTCGAACAGTTTGCGATCAACTCCCAGGGTGTCGGCGTGACTGCGACGACGACGGTCAGTCTGAACGAGGACGCCGAAGAGGCTGACCCGCTCGTCGAGGACGGCATTCACGAAGCGAGTGTCGTCACGCTCGTAGCCCAGCGGGCCGACACGCCCGAAGAAGGTGTCGAACTGGTCGGCGAAATCGTCGAGGAAGAGGGTGTCACGCAGCCGTTCGGGATGGCGATCGGCGACGGAACGGACGTCTGGTATCTCGAGACCGCGAGTGGACACCACTGGGCCGCACACAAGATCCCCGACGACGAGTACTTCGTCGGAGCCAACGCGATGGTGCTCGGCGAAGTCGACCTCGACAGCCCGAACTACAAAGGGTCGGACGACTTGGTCGAGTTTGCAGCCGAGAACGATCTGTACGATCCTGAATCTGAGGACTTCCACCTCGCAAAGGCATACGGAACGGCCGACGACTACGCGTCGTACAACTACATGCGAGTCTGGGGCGGTCTCAACCACTTCGGCGTCGCCGACGGACCGTGGGACGGAGACGAGGTCCCCGGCCCCGATACAAGGGATTATCCGCTGACGGCGGAGCCGAAAGAGGAGATCACCGTCAAAGACGTGATGGACTACACCAGATACCACTATCAGGACACTGAACACAATCCGCTAGAAGCGGACGATCCGCCGCGAGCCGTCGGAACGACTTCGACGATCGAGTCACACGTCCTGCAACTCACCGACGACGAACCGACGCCGATCTCCGACGTCGCGTGGGTATCGATGGGCACGCCGCTTGCAAGCCCGTACGTCCCGCACTACCCCGCGCTCGACGAGTTCCCCGAACCGTATACGCAGGGCACGGACACGTACAGTGAAGACTCCGCATTCTGGCAGTTCAAGGCGCTTAGCAACCTGAAGTTCCTCGGCTACGACGAGATCGAGCCGATGGTAACGGACGAAATCGAATCGTTCGAGGATGCAGCGCTCGAGCGACAGGCAGAGAAAGAACAAACGGCTGCCGAGCTGTGGGAAGAAGACGAGACAGAGGCCAAAGAGTACCTCGCCGACTACTCGGAATCGCAGGCCTGGGAGGCGCTGGAACTTGCCTCCGATCTCGAGACGGAGATCCATACCACTATCGCGCAGATGGAAGGCTGGGAGATTGCAAACCCCAACGTCGATGCACAGCCGGAAGAGTGGGCGATGCCCGACGACGACGAGGAAGACACCGGTGTCGACGACGCTGACACCGAGACCGACGAAACCGCTACCGAAAACGGAGCAGACGACGAAACTGACGACGCTGCCGATACGACCCCCGTTCTCGGTGTTGGCGGCCTCGTCGCTCTTGCCGCGGCGTTCAGTGTTGCTCTCCTGATAATCCACCGTCGCAACGGCAAACCAGGCACATAA
- a CDS encoding ATP-binding protein: MSPDSDDQRRQILVGETDDGDDLSLPVVELLTGRGFVTGKSGSGKSNTASVIAEELLEAGFPLLIVDTDGEYYGLKEEYEMLHAGADEECDIQIGPEHAEQMAELALEENVPIILDVSGYLDEEEANELLRKVARQLFVKEKKLKKPFLLVVEEVHEYIPEGGGVGETGKLLIKIGKRGRKHGLGIVGISQRPADVKKDFITQANWLVWHRLTWNNDTKVVGRIIDTEYSERVSELDDGQAFVQTDWDEADVRKVQFRRKRTFDAGATPGLDDFERPDLKSVSDSLVGDLERISERKEREQDRVHELENELEKKEKRIETLEAELESARDVSSAAKQMADALTRPETIQTQLPEEPGGEDVRQLHEEIVDLEDQRDELRIELEEYEEYADRLETKLEDRSKTIEQLREENQRLRERVRDLEAVNEDDEEAIIEVGGDSLEFGYTWPNEESEEKPGEEPDEGDDVVEPNQDRSTVDESHVKVVASSPLGDRLERASEQSQCTLETARHVLVVLARDEPLDTESIATRVDRSTVAVQGLLSELRTEAVLDRRDDRSYALADEVRSDLLSTVEE; this comes from the coding sequence GTGAGCCCCGACTCCGACGACCAACGGCGGCAAATACTCGTCGGAGAAACCGACGACGGCGACGACCTCTCTCTTCCCGTCGTCGAACTGTTGACCGGTCGCGGCTTCGTAACTGGCAAGTCCGGGTCGGGGAAGTCGAACACGGCCTCCGTCATCGCAGAGGAACTGCTCGAGGCCGGTTTCCCCCTGCTGATCGTCGACACTGACGGCGAGTACTACGGGCTCAAAGAAGAGTACGAGATGCTCCACGCGGGAGCCGACGAGGAGTGTGACATCCAGATCGGTCCCGAACACGCCGAACAGATGGCCGAACTCGCCTTAGAGGAGAACGTCCCGATCATTCTGGACGTCTCGGGATACCTCGACGAGGAAGAAGCAAACGAACTGCTCCGGAAGGTCGCCCGACAGCTGTTCGTCAAGGAAAAGAAGCTCAAGAAGCCGTTCCTGTTGGTCGTCGAAGAGGTCCACGAGTACATCCCCGAGGGCGGCGGCGTCGGCGAGACGGGCAAACTGCTGATCAAGATCGGCAAACGCGGCCGGAAACACGGGCTGGGCATCGTCGGAATCAGCCAGCGGCCGGCCGACGTCAAGAAAGACTTCATCACGCAGGCGAACTGGCTCGTCTGGCACCGGCTGACCTGGAACAACGACACGAAAGTCGTCGGGCGGATCATCGACACCGAGTACTCGGAACGCGTCTCAGAACTCGACGACGGCCAGGCGTTCGTCCAGACCGACTGGGACGAGGCCGACGTCCGAAAGGTCCAGTTTCGCCGCAAACGGACTTTCGACGCCGGCGCGACGCCGGGCCTGGACGACTTCGAACGACCAGACCTCAAGTCCGTCTCCGACTCCCTCGTCGGTGACCTCGAGCGCATCTCCGAGCGAAAGGAGCGCGAGCAAGACCGCGTCCACGAACTCGAGAACGAACTCGAGAAGAAAGAAAAACGCATCGAGACCCTAGAGGCCGAACTCGAGTCGGCCCGTGACGTCTCGAGTGCCGCAAAGCAGATGGCCGACGCGTTGACGCGGCCGGAGACGATCCAGACGCAGCTTCCGGAAGAACCCGGCGGCGAGGACGTTCGCCAACTCCACGAGGAGATCGTCGACCTGGAGGACCAACGGGACGAACTCAGGATCGAACTCGAGGAGTACGAGGAGTACGCCGACCGCCTCGAGACCAAACTCGAGGACCGCTCGAAGACGATCGAACAGCTCCGTGAGGAAAACCAGCGGTTGCGCGAGCGAGTCCGCGACCTCGAGGCTGTAAACGAAGACGACGAGGAAGCGATCATCGAGGTCGGTGGCGACTCCCTGGAGTTTGGCTACACGTGGCCGAACGAAGAGTCGGAGGAAAAACCGGGCGAAGAGCCAGACGAGGGCGACGACGTGGTGGAACCGAACCAGGACCGGTCGACCGTCGACGAATCCCACGTCAAAGTGGTGGCGTCGAGCCCACTCGGGGATCGGCTCGAGCGAGCAAGCGAACAGTCCCAGTGTACGCTCGAGACGGCCCGGCACGTTCTCGTGGTCCTCGCGCGCGACGAACCGCTCGATACGGAGTCGATCGCGACGCGCGTCGATCGGTCGACCGTCGCGGTCCAAGGACTCCTCTCGGAGTTGCGTACCGAGGCGGTTCTCGACCGGCGAGACGACCGGTCCTACGCGCTCGCGGACGAGGTACGATCGGACCTGCTCTCGACCGTCGAGGAGTGA
- a CDS encoding alkaline phosphatase family protein — MTDTTAETNLEVLVVGLDAACRPVLESLFESGTVPTIQRVFESGVDGPLESQIPPWTASAWPSLYTGKNPGKHGVFDFLSFDGYDWNVVNSSHVRERPVWELLSEHGFTSVVVNLPVTHPARKFDGALIPGMTAPEGPDCHPEGVLADVEMAVGDYRIYPQSGPEPDGSIEGYERTVQCRGAAFRYLCQRLKPEFGFLQFQVTDSVFHERLGDMDAVEAVYAAVDRQLAETLAETDPDNVLIVSDHGMGEVSGHEFRVNEFLRENGYLTSRKDGNGMPTWSKSWENDLLEGEDAGQYETSLPEKAMTVAARFGVTTQRIAGTLERVGLKESIGRRVPNDLIRAASEQVDFPNSQVYMRSKSELGVRINLEGREPDGVVPEVEYERVREEVIEELASVQTPDGEPMFEAVEPRETYFEGPHLEQAPDVVTVPAAFDNAVDADLGTELFGEPRQPWNHKRTGIVAASGPAFEDRSLEGSEPTIFDVAPTICALFDVPIDAAMDGEPLPIVEAGPETEYPAYEPDAPTATEDGVVEDRLSDLGYL; from the coding sequence ATGACGGATACGACCGCCGAAACCAATCTCGAGGTGCTCGTCGTCGGGCTCGACGCTGCCTGTCGGCCCGTCCTCGAGTCGCTGTTCGAGTCGGGGACAGTACCGACGATCCAGCGGGTGTTCGAGTCGGGGGTTGACGGACCACTCGAGTCCCAGATTCCGCCGTGGACGGCCAGTGCCTGGCCGTCACTGTACACGGGAAAGAACCCGGGCAAGCACGGCGTGTTCGATTTCCTCTCGTTTGACGGCTACGATTGGAACGTCGTCAACTCGAGTCACGTCAGAGAACGGCCGGTCTGGGAGTTGTTGAGCGAACACGGCTTCACGAGCGTCGTCGTCAATCTGCCAGTCACGCATCCGGCACGCAAGTTCGACGGGGCACTGATTCCAGGCATGACTGCACCCGAAGGTCCCGACTGCCACCCCGAGGGCGTCCTCGCGGACGTCGAGATGGCTGTCGGCGACTATCGGATCTACCCCCAGAGCGGTCCCGAACCGGACGGGTCGATCGAGGGGTACGAACGAACCGTCCAGTGCCGTGGGGCGGCCTTTCGCTACCTCTGCCAGCGACTGAAACCCGAGTTCGGCTTCCTGCAGTTCCAGGTAACCGACTCCGTCTTCCACGAACGCCTCGGCGACATGGACGCAGTCGAGGCCGTCTACGCCGCGGTCGACCGGCAACTCGCGGAGACGCTGGCGGAGACAGACCCGGACAACGTTTTGATCGTCAGCGACCACGGGATGGGGGAAGTCTCGGGCCACGAGTTCCGGGTCAACGAGTTCCTCCGCGAGAACGGCTATCTGACGAGTCGCAAAGACGGCAACGGGATGCCTACCTGGTCGAAGAGTTGGGAGAACGACCTTCTCGAGGGCGAAGACGCCGGCCAGTACGAGACGAGTCTGCCGGAGAAGGCGATGACCGTCGCGGCGCGGTTCGGCGTGACGACTCAGCGGATCGCCGGCACACTCGAGCGCGTCGGACTCAAAGAGTCGATCGGTCGTCGCGTCCCGAACGACCTGATCCGGGCCGCCAGCGAACAGGTCGATTTTCCGAACTCACAGGTGTACATGCGCTCGAAGAGCGAACTCGGCGTTCGGATCAACCTCGAGGGACGGGAACCGGACGGCGTGGTGCCCGAAGTCGAGTACGAACGAGTTCGAGAGGAGGTAATCGAGGAACTGGCGAGCGTCCAGACGCCCGACGGCGAGCCGATGTTCGAGGCCGTCGAACCGCGCGAGACGTACTTCGAGGGTCCACACCTCGAGCAGGCACCCGACGTCGTGACCGTGCCAGCCGCGTTCGACAACGCGGTCGACGCTGACCTCGGAACGGAGTTGTTCGGCGAACCGAGACAACCCTGGAACCACAAGCGGACGGGAATCGTCGCGGCGTCCGGTCCAGCGTTCGAGGATCGGTCGCTCGAGGGTTCAGAACCGACGATATTCGACGTTGCGCCGACGATCTGTGCGCTGTTCGACGTTCCGATCGACGCCGCGATGGACGGTGAACCGTTGCCGATCGTCGAGGCGGGACCGGAGACGGAGTATCCCGCTTACGAACCCGACGCACCGACGGCCACAGAGGACGGTGTCGTTGAAGACCGACTCTCCGATCTCGGCTACCTATGA